The nucleotide sequence ATCAGACCTTTACTCCGGCTGCTAGGGGGAGAGGGGATATTCGACACAACACTTAACACAATATAGTTTTAATAACAAATTTATTTGAAcagatttgatttttttttgtacaCCAAAATGAAATTCTTGTCACCAAATCACAAACTTAAATCGGGTTACAATCAAATCTGACATCAAATATATAATTTATTAACCAACAAACATCTTACTGGTTTTTTTAACGCGTGATTCTGTCTTTTAAAAACATAATACAAAATTTGAGGAAAATAAATTACTGTTCGCAGCCTCCATAAGTAATCCAAATATAATTGTTGAAAAAAGAAACATTTAAAGAAAATATCTTATATTTTAGATCAGCAACTGATCCGtctttttaaatttaaaaagttttttctcattcccccctcccctctaaaAATGGCAGGTTTTTGAGAACTCGCTTCAAACTCCACTGGCAAAATCGGTATCTGTGGTAATAAATGTCTTGACATTTCGAGACAGATACTTATGTGAAAAAAACATATTTGCCAGATTCCTGTCCCTTTACCAGCGGTTTTCACGGCAGTGTTAATGTTTTTGTAATTGAGACGTCACAACAATTCCCTTTAAATAAAATGAAGGGCAACTGAGGTTCTAACGAATACTTCCCAGTTTCTTAAAGTAACGTTCGTGGCGAGTAGGATAATTTCACGACTTATTTTATCTTGAGTCTGTTGTTAAACTAGGTTCCAGGCCAAAACCCTATGTATGCATTTCATACAGACCGGTCCAATACATAATAATACTGCACGCTTCGATATCAGATCCTACTGCTTCTAACCAGTTATTAAAATCAAAGTtgtggggagggaggaaagggtaaTGCCGTCCATAGGAACAAATTCACCTGATATAGCCGAGATAACCAAGGCGCTGATAGGTGTTAGGCACACAGTCGGACTGCAATCCTTGTCTGAACAATACAATTCACCACAGTTGTGGTAATGTCCTTGATTACGCTGTCTTCACCACAGATATGGACAATGCCAAAACGACTGCTAACTGTACATGCAGACTTTTCTTTTTTTTGATATACAACTTTTTCTCTGCCTCCTCCCTCATTGTGACAGTCAAATATATAATTtaagaagaagaaaaaaaacacacacaagcgCTTCCCATTCCTTGCTTAGTCCCGGTTGAAGCGAGTGCCAGCAGTGACCATTGTCACGGGTCCTGGTTAAAGATCATGGTGTGTCGGTGTCTCTGAGTCAATACTATGGGAAAATACTTCGTCCTGTTGATGCAACCCGGGCGGTGTCATTCGTTTCTCTTTCTGTCTTCTATTACAAAACCAGACCCGAACAACTTCTTTCTCTAACTGCAAACTGTCGGCTAGACTCAAGATCTCTTGGGCTGCGGGTTTGGGACACTTGAGAAAATGAGTCTCTAAAGCACCTTTGACACTCACCTCTATAGAAGTGCGCTTCTTTCTCTTTCTGCCCTGGGCCGCTATTTTGTCGATGCTGGTTGGACTGCCCGTGGTAGAGTCCGCTTCTTCCAGCCACTTGTTCAATAAGGGTTTAAGTTTGCACATGTTCTTGAAGCTAAGCTGAAGCGCTTCGAACCTGCAGATGGTTGTCTGCGAGAAGACATTTCCGTACAAGGTTCCCAGTGCCAGCCCCACATCTGCTTGGGTGAAACCCAGTTTGATCCGCCTCTGTTTGAACTGCTTCGCAAACTGCTCAAGTTCGTCTGATGTCGGGGTTTCCTCGTCGGAGTGGTCGTGACAGTGGTGGTGGCCGAGATCTCCGTGGTCTGTGTTGTCCCTGAGTCCCGGGTGCATGTTCTGGCCAACCGCGTTGGATGGAGGCGGCGGGCCGACATGATCGAGCATGCCATTGACTGTAAATGCGGGCTGTGAGTAAATATTGAGGGGCTGCCCGGCCGAGGTTATGGATGAGTTGTGGGCTGTAGTTGTTCCCCATGCAGTCGGGTGGTTTGTATGCGGCGAATGGTGGGCTATGTGAGGAGAGCGGTGGTGCAGACTGGCCCCAGTGTGGAGATCTTCCCTGCCAGGCTTCACGTCCTGCTGGCTCAGGGGACTTGCTGCTAGCGCCGTGGACCATGGGCTGCCTTCAGGTAAAGCCGTCACCCACTGATGGGAGAGGGGATGCCCGTTACTGGGGAGTCCCTGCAGATAATCACTTTGGATCAGTTTTTGATGGCTCCGAAAGCTGCCCGCTTGCTGCATGCTCGACGAGTCCGTATGAACTATGGAGTTTGAAGTGAGGATACTACTGCTCGGCATGTAGAGATTGGAGGCTGCGGTGGCCATGGCTCAACGAGTTCCTCAGTAATAATAAGCTGCCTACGGGAACAGCTTCAGTCTTTGACAACAAAGCTTAGGTAAGGAGGTCACCAGGGAGGTCACTGACTGGCACCTCCTTGGACCAATTGTAAGCCACGCCGAAGCGAGTAACGGGCCAAAGACATCGGCGTCATGACGTTGCCGACCAATCACGATGCGAGAGGTGGAGCACCAGATccaaatttgtgtgtgtgttttttttataaACTCCAAATCTGGACTGTAGACCCGACGAGGAAGTCAATCAAGCGCCGAAGCCCATTGGATCCCCGCTGGGTAACTGACAGGTCACATCTCCCTCAGCCATTCCTGATGGTTAACTCTTGATGTAGCAGGATGCACACATTGCGCTTTTCAATCTGGCAAGTTTTGACCAGAACTCTATATTGAATCAGAACACTCCCCTGAttcgtaaaaaaaaattaaaacatgctgCAAACCTTCGTTTGAAAAGTTGAGAgcttttttttaaagcaaaaattCTACAACTTTGCATGTTCTTTCAGGAAACAACCGTTTCAAATTATCCTGCATCGTGGATGGTTATTTAATGCACACACTATGTCACTGAGCTCGAGTTAATAAGAACGAATGCTGATTTTCGATCGAGTCGGTTCAAATTATATTTGGGCAACGGCTTTGCTACTTTACATTCACCTACGAAGTTAAAGATTATAGCTGTGCGCCAGCTTTTTCTGGCGATTAATTATTCCCCTGTTATTAAATTTATAATATAATTAGGGCGCAGAATGTCGCCAGCTATAAAAAAATTGCTTATTAAAAATGTAAATCATGCGCATATTTGTGTGCGGTGCTACGCCAGATACCAGCACTGGACCCTGGCTGCGACTAATATGTAGCTCCCTTAATGACAGAGCCTTCTGAAATTATTTATATCAATAAGTCTTTTCAAAGGAATGGTACTTTTCACAGGCAGTGCAAGGCGAGCGAGAAATTAGTATCATAGGACCAACCAGCTCGTTCGTTAGCTCCCTTATTCCTTGGCAGTCTGATAGGAAATGATGAGGGCATTTTATAGACATTTTGAAATGTAGGTACGCGGAATAATTACATTTGACATCAGAATAACGGCTTCAGAGTCCAGCTATTGGTTTGAAATTCCATTAAATACAACCAGAGATCCTAGGTTAAGATTGATTTAaatttgcatacattttcatatattTAGGGCAAAATAAAGGAACGCCGGCAGAAGCTCTAAGCCATTGCCGACGCCACTTTCTCTAAATTCAGCTGAGCTCGAATTTCGAAGAATCAACAGCACGGTGATAGGTGAGTATTTTCCAGTTTACTGTTGCCTTCCAGTACTGCAATAGGCCGCAATCCGGTATGGttacatttttatatttaaaaacataCAGCTTTGCAATGCGTTCTCCACATTGTTGTGTGCTTATGGAGATGTTATTTGCGCAACCTTTTCGCTTTAACATGATTACATTCGCCGTGCTAATGGCATGGGAACTTAACGGTGCTTGGCAAATTAATTTGCAATGTTTACCATTGACTATCGGCGAGAATTAGTATTCCTGATGCCTCACACCGAAAGGCGAACAATGCAAAAACATCATTTAAAAACCGAGCGTGAGCAATTGACGGACAAGGGCCAATACACCAGTGCCAGGGTAGTGCATGGAGTGTGTGTCCCTGCATCTTGCTGTGTGAAGCGCATCTCTCCACCGGACACAGTAAGTAGCACTGCAAACTGGAGATTCTCTCTGAATGCCTGGGCTGGTTCGGTTCCAGTAAAGTTTGAGCTTCCTGTGATACTAACCGGATCGTTCCTCCCCCCTCCTGTCGGGATACGGAGGATGGGGAAAGAAATCTAGACTAGTTTCACTTGGCGAACCTCTCACCTTCAAGGTCAAGACAAAAGATGGAGAAAACAGTGTCGCCCAAATCTTTCTGAACAAGTGAGTTTCTAAAGTAACCGAAGCATCAGAGAGTTACCAAAGCTTCCAGCACAACGCATCAAAGTTTAACGGTGGCAGTAGGAATCAGCCGTCAACAATTGTCAATAAAACATCGTGCAAAGAACTTTTAATTTGATAAACAGGCGAATATCTGACCTCCGAGCGCCGTAATTTTAATTTATAATGTTGTTTCGTCAAATGTAGCGCACAAAGGTTAGGAGATCACATCAGTTGCCGAAGCTGGATTTACGGTTGGTTGTGTTAGTTCGATTTGTCACGTTATCTGTGCTGTATTTCTAAAAGCACTGATGGAGGAATTTCTCTCTTGGCTCTTTCATGTTAGACTAACAGGCGCTAACTTTCCAAGTGTAACAGATGCGGCTCTCAGACGCCCTTTTATGCTGATTTCCTTATTCATAGACACATTTTTGCGCCGATGATCTTGGTTACCatagagagagaaataaaagggaGAACAGTGGTCACATTATACCATATATCCAAGGAGCAGAATAAAAGAGGCCAATTCAAACAAGTAGACTGGCCGGACATGGGAGAGGGAGTGAGCGAAAAAAAGCACAAGGGTGCACTGGGTTACTGTTAATCGTAGCAtcgatatctatctatctatctatctatataaatACATTTTTCCCATTTAGTGTTAAATGATTCTAACTGCAAGAAAAGGACACGTTTTCTCGCCCGGATTTGTATTTAATTTTTTGGATAGATTTCCAGCCGTTGTCAATGGGGTAAAACAGCATAAAACCCAGAGTACAAACTGTCAATCAGTGTCACGACCTTTTAACTCGAACTTCACCTGCCTCTGTGAGCACTTCTGTTACAAAAAGTACATTGTGTCCCGCCAGATCCTGTTGAAATCCATACACTTTGTTTTAAAAGGAGCGCTTTCTCGTCATTCGGCCACACGAATTTGGTTTCGTTCTTAATTGAATTCTTTATCAATGGAGAATGTAGATTACTCGCCGGTTAATCCGAGGTCCAGCCATTGGAATAGGTAGATCGGAGGCGCGAAAAAACATTTTATTCCCCCTTAAAGATCAGTTGCTTATCAATTAGCCCCTGTCCAGAGAATGTTTAAGTTCAGAAGGTGTAGCGGGAGGGAGGAACAGAAAACATAAGTGCATTCACGAAGATGTTAAATGATGAAGTTAATATAACATGATGAGTTTTTTTATTAGCATAAAGTAATTTATTTTTATTTGGTCTGTAAATCCAAACTTTCATATATCCCACTATCAGAGATAATGCGAATATGTAGAGAATCACTCAGGTCCAGGTCTGTTTACATGTCCTTAGCAACCTAATGAAGCGACAATACTGCATCTCCTGATTGCTAATGGGCGATTGCTCAAACTTCGAAGAAAATCAGATTATGGTATCTCTTCTTTAAAAAAAGTCCCATTGCAATTCTACAGATCGTCAAACATTAGACACATTTAGCCGCAGTAAGATGTGCGCTGTCAACCTTAAATCTAAATAAAGTCGTTGAATGTATAAAACTGTCCGATCTGAAAGCACGGGATGTTCGTCTCCAGCCTATGTTCTTCATGTATCGTGCTCAGAAGTATTGAGAGCAATTTAATTAAAATAGCTTTGCTCAATCTATGTTGACATTTCTTTAAGAACTGGCCAGTATTGATGAAAGAACTGGAAAGTTCCCTGAAGTGTCAGTGGCTGATATTTCCTGACTGCCTCTGGTCGATGCCAGTCGAAACCTCATTCTTTGTCAATGCTTCCAACAGATTAGAGAAAGGGCGTGGCGAGTAACATATTCGGATACATATATACTATGTGTATATCTGAAACACTCGCAGTACTGGTTAAAGCGGCGACATTGGGATACTCTGCGTGCGATAAATCAAAAGCGAGTGTGATGAAACAATGAGCAGATGTTCTTTATTGTTCTGGGTTTAGAAACTTAAAAACGCTCTTTCTGATGCATTGGCCATCCTTGCTATTCCCCTGTACAGAGCACAGCTTCCTCGCATCCTCCCGAATACCCACACTGAGTAAATATGAGTTGCTATTGTAATGTGTTGTCAGCCGGCTGTTTGTTTCAATTAAACCAGTTCCATATTTCTGAGGCTTAAATGGGCGTTTGACAAAGATTTGTCGGCTGCCTATAATACCTCTTTGACGCTCAGCACTCTCATTTTGGACCTTTATACatgtgtagtgagtgtgtgtagaTGCATGGATGTTGTTTATATAGTTGAAGAGAAATATCAATCTTTTCTATGAGATACTGTGGGAATGGCAGGACACTGGCGgcgcatctcacagacacacaccataGTGCAGCCACTTACTCGCCCTCGAAGCAAAAATACAAACAATTAAATATCAATGTCGAAGACCAGAAACGCTGCGGACAATTGCTGCACGGGATGGATAGAACCGATTTATTAAAACCGATACTGAATCTTCAGCTCAGTGCAAAGACACCGACGCTGCATATTTTTAATCGAGTATTTATGTATATATAGCACAGACAAGGTGCTCGCGTGAAATTGTCCACACAGATTGTAAATACACCAAAGGAAAAAAATCCTCGGGCATTTATCGCCTATTCGCCATTGTGTCGGCCTATTTGCAAATTCATGACAGGCCGAAGGGAAACCTTTCGCATTTCGATATCTGTCCATGTTTAATTATAatcattttaattttaattcaAGCAACCCACTTGCGTATAAATCGCTAAATGAGGAACGAGTGTTGGGCAAGGGCCAGTGTGTTTTCAGAGATGTTTTTTtactggggatgggggggtgagcgTTTCATCAGCCCTCCGTGCTATTTATTTGAAACAGGCGATGATTGCTGAGTGCATGTCGTTCGGGGAGCGGGTTTGTGAGTGCGATAATTTCAAAGTGAAGAAAGCTTTGTGCGGAGAGGTGTGTCCACGAGTACTGTTACAACAGGCTGCAGAGGCCAGCAAGAGAAGGAGATGTGGCAATTGGTGCCGGATCAAACAGAGCGGAGGGAGTCTGGGATTCAGACAGGGGCTAAATGAATATTAAACGGACACTGACAGGACGGGGCTGAAATGAATTTTCGTGCGACTGGAAAGGGGAGGGTCATCCCCGAGGTTGTTTACAAATAAAGATTGTAACGCTCGTGCGATGCCAACCCATGAGCGGCAATAGACTCCTTTATGGACGGAGCTCCGAGTCTTTTCATTCTAACACGACAAGAGCAGCGAGGTGAAAAGATTACACTTGGGAGTGCACAGCCCTATCCCGAAAATAGGGTCTTCAAACCTTTTCTGGAGCGAATAAGATCACCATGATTTTGAAATAGATTGCGCTTCAGGTCCAAATCCTTGCACACATGGATTTGTGTTAAGCCCTTGTGAGTGACCAATAAATAAAGCCTCAATACTGCAAGTGTTTTATTTTAGGGACAAGCAGTTAAACACCGCTGAAGTATTAATGTAATCCCTACTCTGTAGGACCACGCTCCTGGCGGATTCTGCTATTTAACTATCGCTTTttcagagagagagcgaaacaaaTACGTAGGCCCTTCCCTCGGCGGGAACTGTGACAGGGTCCCGATGATGCTATGCGTTCTGTCCATTCATTAATAACCCCGGGACAGCGGGAAGCCAGCCTATTCTGGGTAAAATATGGAATGTCGCCAAACTTTTAGTTTCAAAGCAACTGCAAGAAAGCGGAAGCATCGAATTGCAAAGATTGCAAGTCCATATCTGATAGTTACAGCGCAACCCGTGTGTGTTAGGCTGCCCACAGCTAATCACAGCGTGGCAGATTGTAAGATATTCCAAACCATTGCTCAGTAATAAGTTTACAATTTTATTAACCATTTTGGTCTTGATCACCTAACCCCGTGCTTTATTGAGTtcgtttttttaaaaaagaatatcGCATTGTAGGGTTACATAATGTGATAATACAGTAAGCAAACCAAGGGTTTGAAGAGATGGCGTTGATTTGTTGCGTGGCTTTGTGCATTTCTGATAGTTTGGTGGTTAAGAATTGGTTCACTTTAACCTCGGGTACAGGCccattcctcctcactggaataggcAACGTGCCTGTCAGTGTCTTTTTAATTGGGAAAGGCTCTCCTTCGCTGCGGGAAAGTTTCTGAAGAGATCTTGCGGAGGACACATCAGGCGTTTGATGCTGATAAATGTACGGGGTGTATCTGAATATTGTTCTGTTTAAAAACAGACCTTCATGTCAGATGGACCAATACTGACTGGTTTATATTGCTTCAGATAGCAAGATATCTTCATGTCACTACATCGATCAAGTTTCCAAAATATTTCTCAAGCTCATTACCATACCCTCCAGAAACCAGGACCTCGTTACCTTTATTGGGATGGGATTAGATTATTAGCAATCAAAATTCCTAATTAAAATAAAGCCACGTCATGAGATAAGGGAAACGATTTTTGTTTAAATTAATATTCTTCCACGACAGAGTACAAACAGGAATGATTTATGTCATGTCGATAATGCTGAAGGACAGATATTAAAACGTGTTAGATCATTTCAACCCT is from Pristiophorus japonicus isolate sPriJap1 chromosome 6, sPriJap1.hap1, whole genome shotgun sequence and encodes:
- the LOC139265200 gene encoding POU domain, class 3, transcription factor 4-like, whose protein sequence is MATAASNLYMPSSSILTSNSIVHTDSSSMQQAGSFRSHQKLIQSDYLQGLPSNGHPLSHQWVTALPEGSPWSTALAASPLSQQDVKPGREDLHTGASLHHRSPHIAHHSPHTNHPTAWGTTTAHNSSITSAGQPLNIYSQPAFTVNGMLDHVGPPPPSNAVGQNMHPGLRDNTDHGDLGHHHCHDHSDEETPTSDELEQFAKQFKQRRIKLGFTQADVGLALGTLYGNVFSQTTICRFEALQLSFKNMCKLKPLLNKWLEEADSTTGSPTSIDKIAAQGRKRKKRTSIEVSVKGALETHFLKCPKPAAQEILSLADSLQLEKEVVRVWFCNRRQKEKRMTPPGLHQQDEVFSHSIDSETPTHHDL